One genomic window of Trichlorobacter lovleyi includes the following:
- a CDS encoding class I SAM-dependent DNA methyltransferase: MPLSWNEIRDRALTFSREWADESSEDAEAKSFWDGFFNVFGITRRRVASFEAPVKKGDGAGGFIDLLWKGVLLVEHKSRGKDLDRAAKQAFDYFPGLKERDLPRYVLVSDFARFRLYDLDTNEQHNFTLAELSKHIQLFGFIAGYQTRSFGQQDPVNVQAAEKLGKLHDQFKATGYDGHPLEVLLVRLLFCLFSEDTALFERCQFQDYLEQRTAEDGSDLGMHLAQFFQVLDTPPEKRSKTLDEQLAAFPYVNGQLFSEMLPITSCDKTMRETLLDCCALDWSRISPAIFGSLFQSIMDTTARRNLGAHYTSETNILKLIRPLFLDELWAEFGRIKNNRNKLFEFLKKLGHLNFFDPACGCGNFLVIAYRELRLLELEVLRHVRQNDQLMLDVFQLIGVNVDQFHGIEIEEWPARIAEVALWLTDHQMNLQVSEEFGQYYARLPLKKAPHIVHGNALRLDWRDVVPPHRLSYLLGNPPFVGSKLLKDEQRTEVAAVFPDTKGAGVLDYVACWYRKAADYLADNSTIRAAFVSTNSITQGEQVGILWPDLLRRGIRIQFAHRTFQWSSEARGKAAVHCVIIGFGLQDLAEKWLFDYDTPKSEPHAVKAANINPYLVDGPNIPILKRGTPICNVPAMKFGNQPIDGGHLLLDAKEKLELALKEPISQKWLRRYFGSVEFINGIERWCLWLRNCNPDELRRSPSVMQRIEEVKQFRLSSDRAATRELAITPTQFAFISHQDTLYIIVPSVSSERRQFIPIGFMPSEVIASNLCLIIPNATLYHFGILSSTFHNSWMRAVCGRLKSDYRYSAGIVYNNFPWPEPTEKQQSAIEAAAQKVLDTRAQYPSATLADLYDPLTMPPDLVKAHQALDKAVDAAYGKTGFKTEAERVAFLFERYQQLTAPLVAAEKKKAVKKRNA; this comes from the coding sequence ATGCCGCTGTCCTGGAATGAAATACGCGACCGTGCCCTGACCTTTTCCCGCGAATGGGCTGATGAAAGCTCAGAAGATGCCGAGGCAAAAAGCTTTTGGGATGGTTTCTTTAATGTCTTTGGCATTACCCGTCGCCGGGTGGCCTCCTTTGAAGCGCCGGTTAAAAAGGGAGATGGCGCCGGTGGCTTCATAGACCTGCTCTGGAAAGGTGTGCTGCTGGTAGAGCACAAGTCACGGGGCAAGGATCTGGACAGGGCGGCAAAACAGGCCTTTGATTACTTCCCCGGACTGAAAGAACGGGATCTGCCCCGCTATGTGCTGGTATCCGACTTTGCCCGTTTCCGGCTGTATGATCTGGATACAAACGAGCAGCACAACTTTACCCTTGCCGAACTCTCCAAACATATCCAGTTGTTTGGCTTCATAGCTGGCTACCAGACCCGCAGCTTTGGACAGCAAGACCCGGTCAACGTCCAGGCAGCAGAAAAACTGGGCAAGCTGCATGATCAGTTTAAGGCCACCGGCTACGACGGCCACCCGCTGGAGGTGCTGCTGGTGCGGTTGCTGTTCTGTCTGTTCAGCGAAGACACCGCCCTGTTTGAACGCTGCCAGTTTCAGGATTATCTGGAACAACGCACGGCTGAAGACGGCAGCGACCTAGGCATGCACCTGGCCCAGTTTTTTCAGGTGCTGGATACCCCGCCGGAGAAACGTTCAAAGACTCTTGACGAACAGCTAGCAGCCTTTCCCTACGTTAACGGACAGCTCTTCAGCGAGATGTTGCCGATTACCTCTTGCGACAAGACCATGCGGGAAACCCTGCTGGACTGCTGCGCTCTTGATTGGAGCCGGATCAGTCCGGCCATCTTCGGCTCACTGTTCCAGAGCATCATGGACACCACCGCCCGCCGTAATCTGGGTGCCCACTACACCAGTGAAACCAACATTCTCAAGCTGATCCGTCCCCTGTTTCTTGATGAGCTATGGGCAGAGTTTGGCAGGATAAAGAACAACCGTAACAAGCTCTTTGAGTTTCTGAAAAAGCTGGGGCACCTGAATTTCTTTGACCCGGCCTGCGGCTGCGGCAACTTTCTGGTTATCGCCTACCGTGAGCTGCGCCTGCTTGAGTTGGAGGTGCTGCGCCATGTGAGGCAGAACGACCAGTTGATGCTGGATGTGTTTCAGTTAATTGGCGTCAACGTGGATCAGTTTCACGGCATAGAGATTGAAGAATGGCCTGCCCGGATTGCCGAGGTGGCGCTCTGGCTGACCGACCACCAGATGAACCTGCAGGTATCTGAGGAGTTTGGCCAGTACTACGCCCGTCTGCCGCTTAAGAAAGCGCCGCATATTGTGCATGGTAACGCCCTGCGGCTGGATTGGCGGGATGTTGTGCCACCTCACCGGCTGTCCTATCTGCTGGGGAATCCACCGTTTGTTGGTTCAAAACTCTTAAAAGACGAGCAACGTACCGAAGTTGCGGCAGTCTTTCCCGACACCAAAGGGGCAGGTGTACTGGACTATGTTGCTTGCTGGTACCGCAAAGCTGCCGATTACTTGGCTGACAATTCCACAATCCGCGCCGCCTTTGTCTCTACCAACTCCATCACTCAGGGAGAGCAGGTTGGCATCCTCTGGCCCGATCTGCTACGTCGGGGGATCAGGATTCAGTTTGCCCACCGCACCTTTCAGTGGAGCAGTGAGGCTCGCGGCAAGGCAGCCGTCCATTGCGTGATTATCGGTTTTGGCCTGCAGGATCTAGCTGAAAAGTGGCTGTTTGATTATGACACACCCAAAAGTGAACCCCATGCAGTAAAGGCTGCCAATATCAACCCCTATCTGGTAGATGGGCCAAACATCCCGATTTTGAAAAGAGGTACGCCTATCTGTAATGTACCAGCCATGAAATTTGGGAATCAGCCAATTGATGGCGGTCATCTCTTGCTGGACGCAAAAGAAAAGCTGGAGCTCGCTTTAAAAGAACCTATCTCTCAAAAGTGGTTACGCCGTTATTTTGGCTCTGTTGAATTTATAAACGGTATAGAGCGTTGGTGTTTGTGGCTTAGAAATTGTAATCCAGATGAATTGCGCCGTTCTCCGTCTGTTATGCAAAGGATTGAAGAGGTCAAGCAGTTCAGGTTGTCCAGCGATAGAGCTGCAACACGTGAATTAGCTATTACACCGACGCAATTTGCATTTATTTCGCATCAAGACACTTTGTACATAATTGTGCCTAGCGTTTCTTCAGAACGGCGTCAATTTATCCCAATTGGCTTTATGCCATCTGAAGTTATTGCCAGCAACCTATGCCTAATTATCCCCAACGCCACTCTCTATCACTTTGGCATTCTCAGCTCCACCTTTCACAATTCTTGGATGCGCGCAGTCTGTGGGCGCCTCAAAAGTGACTATCGCTACTCTGCCGGTATCGTCTACAACAACTTCCCCTGGCCGGAACCGACCGAAAAACAGCAGTCAGCCATCGAAGCCGCTGCACAAAAGGTACTGGACACCCGCGCACAGTATCCGTCCGCAACCCTGGCCGACCTGTACGATCCCCTGACCATGCCGCCTGATCTGGTAAAGGCCCATCAAGCCCTTGATAAAGCAGTAGATGCTGCTTACGGCAAGACCGGCTTCAAGACCGAGGCTGAGCGAGTGGCGTTTCTGTTTGAACGTTACCAGCAGCTTACCGCCCCGCTGGTGGCGGCAGAAAAAAAGAAGGCCGTAAAGAAAAGGAATGCCTAG